The following coding sequences are from one Ursus arctos isolate Adak ecotype North America unplaced genomic scaffold, UrsArc2.0 scaffold_23, whole genome shotgun sequence window:
- the LOC113246394 gene encoding olfactory receptor 9Q2-like — MARRNGTEVTEFFLTAFSEHPEWGLPLFLVFLSFYLFTLLGNAGMVLLIRGDGRLHTPMYFFLGHLSFVDMCYSSAIVPQMLAVLLERRAELSYPRCSTQFFLFTFFASIDCYLLAIMAYDRYVAVCRPLLYVTIMTEKARWGLVAGAYAAGFFSAFVRTVTAFSLSFCGNNEIDFIFCDLPPLLKLTCGDSYTQEVVIIVFAVFVMPVCVLVILVSYLFIIRAILQIRSAGGRAKTFSTCASHLTAVSLFFGTLIFMYLRDNSGQSSEEDRVVSVLYTVVTPMLNPFIYSLRNKEVKEAFRKVLRRSKASGKP, encoded by the coding sequence ATGGCCAGGAGGAACGGCACCGAAGTGACTGAGTTCTTCCTCACTGCGTTCAGCGAACATCCTGAGTGGGGGCTTCCTCTCTTCCTGGTGTTTTTGAGTTTCTATCTATTCACTCTGCTGGGGAACGCGGGAATGGTCCTCCTGATCCGCGGGGATGGCCGGCTGCACACCCCGATGTACTTCTTCCTCGGCCACCTCTCCTTCGTGGACATGTGCTACTCGTCGGCCATCGTGCCGCAGATGCTGGCCGTGCTGCTGGAGCGCAGGGCCGAGCTGTCCTACCCCCGCTGCTCCACCCAGTTCTTCCTCTTCACCTTCTTCGCTTCCATCGACTGCTACCTCCTGGCCATCATGGCGTATGACCGCTACGTGGCCGTGTGCCGGCCCCTGCTCTATGTCACCATCATGACCGAGAAGGCCCGCTGGGGCTTGGTGGCCGGGGCTTACGCTGCTGGTTTCTTCAGCGCCTTTGTTCGCACGGTCACAGCCTTCAGCCTCTCCTTCTGCGGCAACAACGAGATCGACTTTATTTTCTGTGACCTCCCCCCTCTGTTAAAGCTGACCTGTGGGGACAGCTACACCCAGGAGGTGGTCATCATCGTGTTTGCCGTCTTCGTCATGCCCGTTTGCGTATTGGTGATCTTGGTGTCCTACCTGTTTATCATCAGGGCCATCCTGCAGATCCGCTCTGCGGGGGGCCGGGCCAAGACCTTCTCCACGTGCGCCTCCCACCTCACCGCTGTGTCCCTCTTCTTCGGCACCCTCATCTTCATGTACCTCAGAGACAACTCTGGCCAGTCCTCGGAGGAAGACCGAGTGGTGTCCGTGCTCTATACGGTGGtgacccccatgctgaaccccttcatctacagcctgcgGAATAAGGAGGTAAAGGAGGCGTTTAGGAAAGTACTGCGCAGGTCAAAGGCTTCTGGAAAGCCCTAG
- the LOC113246544 gene encoding olfactory receptor 9Q1-like, producing MAEKNLSLVSEFLLIAFTDCPQWTFPLFLLFLFIYLLTLLGNLGMIALIHMDGRLHTPMYFFLGHLSFVDMCYSSVIVPQMLAVLLEHGAALSYPRCAAQFFLFTFFGSIDCYLLAIMAYDRYVAVCWPLLYVTIMTEKARWGLVAGAYGAGVSSAFVRTVTAFSLSFCGNNEIDFIFCDLPPLLKLTCGDSYTQEVVIIVFAVFVIPACVVAIVVSYLFIVVAIVRIPSAGGRAKTFSTCASHLTAVSLFFGTLIFMYLRDNSGHSSQEDRVVSVFYTTVIPMLNPLIYSLRNKEVKEALRKVLKRAELS from the coding sequence ATGGCAGAGAAGAACCTCAGCTTGGTGAGCGAATTCCTCCTCATTGCATTCACCGACTGTCCCCAATGGacatttcctctcttcctcttgtttCTGTTCATTTATCTCCTTACCTTGTTGGGGAACCTGGGCATGATTGCCCTGATCCACATGGATGGCCGGCTGCACACCCCGATGTACTTCTTCCTCGGCCACCTCTCTTTCGTGGACATGTGCTACTCGTCGGTCATCGTGCCGCAGATGCTGGCCGTGCTGCTGGAGCACGGGGCTGCGCTGTCCTACCCCCGCTGCGCCGCCCAGTTCTTCCTCTTCACCTTCTTCGGCTCCATCGACTGCTACCTCCTGGCCATCATGGCGTATGACCGCTACGTGGCTGTGTGCTGGCCCCTGCTCTATGTCACCATCATGACCGAGAAGGCCCGCTGGGGCTTGGTGGCCGGGGCTTACGGCGCTGGTGTCTCCAGCGCCTTTGTTCGCACGGTCACAGCCTTCAGCCTCTCCTTCTGCGGCAACAACGAGATCGACTTTATTTTCTGTGACCTCCCCCCTCTGTTAAAGCTGACCTGTGGGGACAGCTACACCCAGGAGGTGGTCATCATCGTGTTTGCCGTCTTCGTCATCCCTGCCTGCGTGGTGGCGATCGTGGTGTCCTACCTGTTTATCGTTGTGGCCATCGTGAGGATCCCCTCCGCGGGGGGCCGGGCCAAGACCTTCTCCACGTGCGCCTCCCACCTCACCGCTGTGTCCCTGTTCTTCGGCACCCTCATCTTCATGTACCTCAGAGACAACTCCGGCCACTCCTCCCAGGAGGATCGGGTGGTGTCTGTGTTCTACACAACAGTGATCCCCATGTTGAACCCCCTCATCTATAGCCTGAGGAACAAGGAAGTGAAGGAGGCCCTGAGGAAAGTTCTCAAAAGAGCCGAGTTGTCCTGA